One Cuculus canorus isolate bCucCan1 chromosome 1, bCucCan1.pri, whole genome shotgun sequence DNA segment encodes these proteins:
- the ATP23 gene encoding mitochondrial inner membrane protease ATP23 homolog isoform X1 — MEHGEAASPLAPEERGVEEEDDLGYRLFPDRNKKPQSFLVRSLFTFHNRCQLMLRMTLDTNPYAQLLLEAMKQSGCTVFNDRHFSCENCDGCVSGGFDSATSQIVLCQNNIRHQSHMNRVVTHELIHAFDHCRAHVDWFKNVKHLACSEIRAANLSGDCTLMNEIARFKFGLKGHHQTCVRDRAIRSILAVRKVSKETAEKAVDEVFDACFNDLEPFGRIPHSKTDAKRAYKDFQNRDRYNANL, encoded by the exons ATGGAGCACGGGGAGGCCGCCTCGCCGCTGGCGCCCGAGGAGCGGGGggtagaggaggaggatgacTTAGGCTACCGGCTCTTCCCGGATCGGAACAAGAAGCCGCAGAGCTTCCTGGTCCGCAGCCTGTTCACCTTCCACAACAGGTGCCAGCTGATGCTGAGGATGACCCTGGACACGA ATCCATATGCTCAACTTCTTCTTGAGGCTATGAAACAATCTGGTTG CACTGTCTTCAATGACCGGCACTTTTCTTGTGAAAACTGTGATGGCTGTGTCAGTGGAGGTTTTGATTCTGCCACATCTCAG ATTGTTCTGTGTCAGAACAACATTCGTCACCAATCCCATATGAACCGTGTGGTCACACATGAATTGATCCATGCTTTTGATCACTGCCGTGCGCATGTTGACTGGTTTAAAAATGTCAAACACTTAGCATGTTCAGAG aTTCGAGCTGCTAATCTCAGTGGAGACTGTACACTGATGAATGAAATAGCCAGGTTTAAATTTGGATTAAAAGGACACCATCAG ACTTGTGTACGAGACAGAGCAATTCGTTCCATTCTGGCTGTTAGAAAAGTTAGCAAAGAGACGGCAGAAAAAGCTGTGGATGAAGTTTTTGATGCCTGCTTCAATGATCTGGAACCTTTTGGAAGAATCCCGCATAGTAAAACAGATGCAAAACGTGCTTATAAAGACTTTCAGAACAGAGATCGCTATAATGCTaatttgtaa
- the ATP23 gene encoding mitochondrial inner membrane protease ATP23 homolog isoform X2 has protein sequence MNRVVTHELIHAFDHCRAHVDWFKNVKHLACSEIRAANLSGDCTLMNEIARFKFGLKGHHQTCVRDRAIRSILAVRKVSKETAEKAVDEVFDACFNDLEPFGRIPHSKTDAKRAYKDFQNRDRYNANL, from the exons ATGAACCGTGTGGTCACACATGAATTGATCCATGCTTTTGATCACTGCCGTGCGCATGTTGACTGGTTTAAAAATGTCAAACACTTAGCATGTTCAGAG aTTCGAGCTGCTAATCTCAGTGGAGACTGTACACTGATGAATGAAATAGCCAGGTTTAAATTTGGATTAAAAGGACACCATCAG ACTTGTGTACGAGACAGAGCAATTCGTTCCATTCTGGCTGTTAGAAAAGTTAGCAAAGAGACGGCAGAAAAAGCTGTGGATGAAGTTTTTGATGCCTGCTTCAATGATCTGGAACCTTTTGGAAGAATCCCGCATAGTAAAACAGATGCAAAACGTGCTTATAAAGACTTTCAGAACAGAGATCGCTATAATGCTaatttgtaa